In one window of Methanosarcina vacuolata Z-761 DNA:
- the serB gene encoding phosphoserine phosphatase SerB, producing MHNFTGNKLIVFDMDSTLIDAETIDELARAAGVVSKVEEITKKAMYGDFDFEQALIERVRLLKGLPLEAAFDAVNKIDLMPGAAELILYVKSRGYKTAMISGGFTISADTIGKALGIDFIVSNELLVEDGCLTGKVVGPITQSDSKAKVFEELTRLNGVRPEQCVVVGDGANDACVFERAGFAIAFNPKPILREYADVVITKKDLRAVIPVLESLSYQCCNQAQHVDIEQ from the coding sequence ATGCATAATTTTACTGGAAACAAATTGATTGTTTTTGATATGGATAGCACCCTTATAGACGCTGAGACTATCGATGAGCTCGCCAGGGCTGCAGGTGTTGTAAGCAAAGTAGAGGAGATTACGAAGAAAGCGATGTATGGAGACTTCGATTTTGAGCAAGCGCTTATTGAAAGGGTTAGGCTTCTAAAGGGACTTCCTCTCGAAGCTGCCTTTGATGCAGTAAACAAGATCGATCTAATGCCTGGAGCGGCAGAACTTATCCTCTATGTCAAAAGTAGAGGCTATAAAACTGCAATGATTTCCGGTGGATTCACCATCTCTGCCGATACGATAGGCAAAGCGCTTGGTATTGATTTCATTGTTTCCAACGAACTGCTTGTGGAAGACGGCTGCCTTACAGGCAAAGTTGTCGGCCCAATAACACAGAGCGACTCCAAAGCAAAGGTGTTCGAAGAACTCACCCGACTAAATGGGGTTCGGCCAGAGCAATGTGTAGTTGTCGGGGACGGCGCAAACGACGCCTGTGTCTTTGAGAGAGCAGGTTTTGCCATAGCTTTCAATCCCAAGCCCATCCTGAGGGAATATGCGGACGTGGTCATAACAAAAAAAGACCTTAGAGCCGTTATCCCTGTTCTTGAATCTCTTTCTTATCAATGTTGTAATCAGGCACAGCATGTCGACATCGAACAATAG
- a CDS encoding coiled-coil protein, translated as MLKELQKKRSDLKDISEESKEKRNTLNAEASALAAKRNDLNKKTKDLINEAQELKVLRDEINEKVSEYKNKRDDTNAKANELFAKADSIRKQSNLGGPSIKALRKDIDRLEFAQQTEVLSTTKERELVGKITQLQKQYQVKKVQLESNSELKTLLDEAQKIRDEASEFHTELAEYARQAQEYHEKMIAAFKEADRTRAESDVAHREFVKAQEAADEQHKAFINAQKEIRDLDKEIFKLKKKDKEGKSRVVKSELQKDAKSIFEKFKGGAKLTTEDLMTLQRSGLV; from the coding sequence ATGCTAAAGGAATTGCAGAAAAAAAGATCAGATTTGAAAGACATTTCTGAAGAATCCAAGGAAAAAAGGAATACTTTAAACGCAGAGGCTAGTGCACTCGCTGCAAAGCGTAACGACCTGAACAAGAAGACGAAAGACCTTATCAATGAAGCCCAGGAATTAAAAGTCCTCAGAGACGAAATTAATGAGAAGGTCAGCGAATACAAGAATAAGCGTGATGACACCAATGCTAAGGCAAACGAGCTCTTTGCAAAGGCTGACTCCATCAGAAAACAGAGCAATCTTGGTGGTCCTTCGATCAAAGCTCTGAGAAAAGACATCGATCGCCTCGAATTCGCCCAGCAGACTGAAGTCCTTAGCACAACCAAGGAAAGGGAACTCGTTGGGAAGATCACTCAGCTTCAAAAGCAGTATCAGGTCAAAAAAGTTCAGCTAGAGAGCAACTCCGAACTGAAGACTCTTCTGGACGAAGCCCAGAAAATCCGAGATGAAGCCTCAGAATTCCATACCGAGCTGGCTGAATATGCCAGGCAGGCCCAGGAATATCATGAGAAGATGATTGCAGCTTTCAAAGAGGCTGACAGAACCCGGGCAGAGTCTGACGTTGCCCATAGGGAATTTGTAAAAGCCCAGGAAGCAGCTGACGAGCAGCACAAGGCTTTCATCAATGCCCAGAAAGAAATCCGGGACCTTGACAAAGAAATCTTCAAGCTTAAGAAGAAAGACAAAGAAGGGAAATCCCGCGTTGTTAAGTCCGAACTTCAGAAGGATGCTAAATCTATCTTCGAAAAGTTCAAGGGCGGAGCAAAACTCACCACCGAAGACCTTATGACTCTTCAGAGGTCTGGTTTAGTCTGA